The following are from one region of the Biomphalaria glabrata chromosome 12, xgBioGlab47.1, whole genome shotgun sequence genome:
- the LOC106077820 gene encoding uncharacterized protein LOC106077820, producing the protein MDETLKEILGRHRNALVRYINPTPSLINVLVEDKVLPSAMIEDIKKGNSRREKNEILLKSMKLRGNMSYRKFREAMLKCGQVFIADLLYEEEATGSLVDENDILSVPSLKLSLTPEEIKQLVLTLDARIRCRNLRSDWRKDSQARIDLLQQRSEDYRSERAIMSQAAEVDQKVKHLTAELNVKNDIIRSLSLDINILNQEIMTFTKKHQVNSPYAGMLSSAVNENSNMQPKSGRFRYFDAALRVISHKLSGILGESSTSSDEENTGLSTIEAKAGKVQEMLFEMESKISQMEKDRNDALAILFQDKKITGCSLVQGVQRFILQEQRCRYLLLKDIDRLSRKMRDINNKSPTLGPHALRLSAVTGKPKPEVVDYRFLSNHLALLEADAEHIQKKLSWKEAEIKSVHMELEALRKRFNCPADPHCVPCYDLPCD; encoded by the exons ATGGACGAAACGCTGAAGGAAATTCTGGGCAGACATCGCAACGCTCTGGTGCGTTATATCAACCCCACCCCGTCCCTCATCAATGTCCTCGTAGAGGACAAGGTCCTGCCGTCTGCGATGATAGAGGACATAAAA AAAGGTAACAGCAGACGTGAGAAGAATGAAATTCTGTTGAAGTCCATGAAACTAAGAGGAAACATGTCCTACCGGAAGTTCCGTGAAGCCATGCTGAAATGTGGGCAGGTGTTTATTGCTGACCTCTTGTACGAAGAAG AGGCTACAGGTTCTCTTGTTGATGAGAATGACATTCTGTCTGTGCCTTCACTGAAGCTTTCCCTGACTCCTGAAGAGATCAAACAGTTAGTGCTGACTCTTGACGCTAGA ATCAGGTGCAGGAACTTAAGAAGTGATTGGAGGAAAGACTCACAAGCACGTATCGATCTATTACAG caaagATCTGAAGACTATAGATCAGAGAGAGCTATAATGTCTCAGGCCGCAGAGGTGGATCAAAAG GTGAAACATCTGACCGCTGAACTCAATGTCAAGAACGACATCATCCGGTCACTGTCACTAGACATCAATATCCTGAACCAAGAG ATCATGACCTTCACCAAGAAACACCAGGTCAACTCCCCGTACGCTGGAATGCTGTCAAGCGCGGTCAACGAGAACAGTAACATGCAGCCCAAGTCTGGAAG ATTTCGTTATTTCGATGCTGCCCTGAGAGTTATTAGTCACAAGCTATCTGGTATACTTGGAGAGTCCAGCACTTCTTCTGACGAGGAGAACACTGGCTTGTCGACTATCGAAGCTAAGGCTGGCAAAGTACAAGAG ATGCTTTTTGAAATGGAGAGTAAGATATCCCAGATGGAGAAAGACAGGAACGACGCTCTGGCCATACTGTTTCAAGACAAGAAGATTACCGGGTGCTCGCTTGTCCAAGGTGTCCAAAGATTCATTCTGCAAGAGCAAAGATGCAG GTACTTGTTACTTAAAGATATTGACCGTTTGTCCCGGAAGATGAGGGACATTAACAACAAGAGTCCAACGTTAGGGCCGCACGCCCTACGTCTGTCAGCCGTCACAG GTAAACCCAAACCGGAAGTAGTGGACTACCGTTTCCTTAGCAACCACTTGGCGCTCCTCGAGGCAGACGCAGAGCATATTCAAAAGAAACTGAGCTGGAAAGAGGCAGAAATCAAATCAGTCCACATGGAGTTAGAGGCCTTACGTAAACGTTTCAACTG cCCTGCTGATCCCCATTGTGTTCCGTGTTATGATCTACCGTGTGATTGA